In Spinacia oleracea cultivar Varoflay chromosome 5, BTI_SOV_V1, whole genome shotgun sequence, a single window of DNA contains:
- the LOC110784560 gene encoding uncharacterized protein, translating to MNTTEKLEEGYSTQRPPMFSGKYYSYWRNRMEIFIKAENYQVWRVIEVGDFQVTKLNTSGETVPKPIAEFDKADYEKLELNAMAVKILHCGLGPNEHNRVMGCKNAKQIWDLLQVTHEGTNEVKRSKIDLLMHQYELFTMKPSETIQDMITRFTNIINELNSLGKIITLEEQVRKVLRSLPQDPWMAKVTALQETKDFTKFNMEQLAGSLLTHELQLNAQPSENNKNRALALKTENDENSEEDEETALFARRFRRMFRNYKDGDHRGKPNRKFSKTDTGCHKCGNLEHRIRECPLWDQERGKGKETTRDRFKDNRNSFSKTEVRKAMIAAWGDTSSDEEQEQPNEETAHLCLVAEHEEDGSDLESEKFQASLTQIKNKLESLSKLELFDLLSCLTSDYEDLLKEKLNSDKEHQTTIKELSNELEWTKNTNIDIDKRFFNLFDQNLHIKEICEALRSENIWLKQELIDLEVAKTKSLYKDELERTQLELVKIHQEKTKLEDELARKTRHRIEGTPKWIEEARTKRTEGLGFNYKKRQPRKTRVDLYSDIVCSFCGLIGHYRISCPKNQRILEKNIEHTRTKWVKKSDLIPSKEPKLCWVPKNSN from the coding sequence ATGAACACAACTGAGAAACTCGAAGAGGGATACTCAACACAACGACCTCCAATGTTTAGTGGCAAATACTATTCATACTGGAgaaacaggatggagatctTTATCAAGGCTGAGAACTATCAAGTTTGGAGAgtcattgaagttggagacttccaaGTCACTAAGCTAAACACCTCTGGTGAAACCGTTCCTAAACCGATTGCTGAATTTGACAAAGCCGACTATGAAAAGCTCGAGcttaatgccatggctgtcaaaattctTCACTGTGGACTAGGTCCAAACGAGCACAATAGAGTAATGGGATGCAAGAATGCGAAGCAAATTTGGGATCTGCTCCAAGTCactcatgaaggaacaaacGAAGTCAAAAGATCAAAGATTGATCTTTTAATGCACCAGTATGAGTTGTTCACCATGAAACCTTCTGAAACAATTCAAGACATGATCACCCGCTTCACTAACATCATCAATGAATTGAACTCTCTTGGCAAAATCATAACCCTTGAGGAACAAGTTAGAAAAGTTCTAAGAAGTCTTCCACAGGATCCCTGGATGGCCAAGGTAACTGCCCTTCAGGAAACTAAAGACTTCACCAAGTTTAACATGGAACAACTAGCTGGATCCCTCCTGACTCATGAACTGCAACTAAATGCACAACCTTCAGAGAATAACAAAAATAGGGCTCTTGCTCTAAAAACTGAAAACGATGAAAACTCTGAAGAGGATGAGGAAACAGCTCTATTTGCTAGGAGATTCAGAAGAATGTTCAGGAACTATAAAGATGGAGATCACCGAGGGAAACCTAACCGGAAATTCTCCAAAACTGATACTGGATGCCATAAGTGTGGAAACTTGGAACATCGCATTAGGGAATGTCCTCTCTGGGATCAAGAAcgaggaaaaggaaaggaaacaacCAGAGACAGATTCAAAGATAACAGGAACTCATTCTCCAAAACTGAGGTGAGAAAGGCAATGATTGCTGCATGGGGAGACACTTCTTCGGATGAGGAACAGGAacaacccaacgaagaaacagctCACCTGTGCCTAGTAGCTGAACATGAAGAAGATGGATCTGACTTAGAATCTGAAAAATTCCAGGCAAGTCTCactcaaattaaaaataaacttgAATCTCTTTCCAAATTAGAATTGTTTGACCTTCTTTCCTGTCTCACTAGTGATTATGAGGATCTACTGAAAGAAAAGTTAAACTCTGATAAAGAACACCAGACCACCATAAAAGAACTTAGTAATGAGCTAGAATGGACAAAAAATACTAACATAGATATAGACAAACGGTTCTTTAACCTCTTTGATCAGAACCTCCACATAAAAGAAATCTGTGAAGCCTTACGAAGTGAAAACATCTGGCTAAAACAAGAACTGATTGATCTAGAAGTAGCCAAGACTAAAAGCCTTTACAAAGATGAACTAGAAAGAACTCAACTGGAACTAGTCAAGATTCACCAAGAAAAGACCAAACTAGAAGATGAACTAGCTAGAAAGACTAGACACAGAATAGAAGGAACACCTAAATGGATAGAAGAAGCTAGAACCAAACGCACAGAAGGACTAGGTTTCAACTATAAGAAACGTCAACCTAGGAAGACTAGAGTAGATCTCTATAGTGACATTGTATGCTCCTTCTGTGGTCTAATTGGTCACTACAGAATCTCATGTCCCAAAAACCAAAGAATCTTGGAAAAGAACATAGAACACACCAGAACTAaatgggtaaagaaaagcgATTTGATTCCAAGCAAGGAACCCAAGCTATGCTGGGTTCCTAAAAACTCTAACTAA
- the LOC110784584 gene encoding protein MHF1 homolog: MEIERTGSDIEMEREEEDDEETLLLRDRFRLSAISIAESEAKKNGMQASEPIVACISNLAFNYAEHLAKDLELFARHAGRKLVNTEDVILAAHRNENLSLSLRTFCNDLKAKEPQSDRRRKKSSRKEDKATTSALEIADL, encoded by the exons ATGGAAATAGAAAGGACAGGCAGCGACATAGAAATGGagagggaagaagaagatgatgaagaaaCCCTACTTCTCCGAGATCGTTTTCGCCTTTCCGCCATCTCCATTGCCGAATCTGAAG CGAAGAAGAATGGAATGCAGGCATCGGAGCCAATTGTTGCTTGTATTTCCAATTTGGCGTTCAATTATGCCG AGCATCTTGCCAAAGACCTTGAGCTATTTGCACGCCATGCTGGTCGCAAATTGGTGAATACCGAGGATGTCATACTTGCAG CTCATCGAAATGAGAACCTTTCTCTGTCATTAAGGACCTTCTGCAATGATCTAAAAGCCAAAGAACCTCAGTCAGATAGAAGGCGGAAGAAATCTTCAAGGAAGGAGGACAAAGCTACAACAAGTGCACTTGAGATTGCTGACCTGTGA
- the LOC110784612 gene encoding protein MEI2-like 4 — translation MVTLSSLEKISAVGKLSDCLAMSQSPVPRDQKIDVVGEDGNIGVHRALSRSMNQNKTMRPDVYFDSTYCKGDRHLVGVVGAQNESSLFSSSLSELVNHKLRLSSNKFGSRQSSTVAPHIDEVEPFKSLEESEGQTINNLLPDEEELFSGMVDEMGHLGNANASDDLEDFDVFTYSGGIELEAEENLQAGRRNVGYPWGIHQNQQRPVHAMDHTQRIHSTARLSNGAMMGDASAHENSRIFNGYPSPVRMPSVGNEFGLNEAKKSFSQAQLDNRGIPNFHPHSPQMPMHNVLNMMSQNSLDNVNGFADDFRSRVSEKVNLENHHLGLNGHARELGESVFGFSPSGVHAHQSMANKPNSYQQHHLRSLLMPNSPSFLNNNHTHHLGRLPGSPGAPHLMMNMVSPVHHLQVGSAPVAPVMKASLWDRQQIYAGESHETSGYQMGAIRSVGIPGFSASPAREISSPISFSHVHSTEMSKNAGIQSPQQMSHMFHERNTMNSLPTSFGSPSERVRRSRNETNLSHADRKHYELNIDRIMRGDDNRTTLMIKNIPNKYTSKMLLATIDEQHRGKYDFIYLPIDFKNKCNMGYAFINMIDPVQIVGFHQTFEGRKWEKFNSEKVASLAYARIQGKGALIAHFQNSSLMNEDKRCRPILFHTEGPNAGDQEPFPMGTSFRAKPGRQQLASSEEEE, via the exons atggTTACTTTGTCATCTTTGGAGAAGATTTCGGCTGTGGGTAAATTGTCTGATTGCTTGGCAATGTCACAATCTCCAGTTCCCAGAGACCAGAAGATTGATGTAGTTGGAGAAGACGGAAACATTGGTGTGCATAGAGCTCTATCGAGATCTATGAATCAGAATAAAACGATGCGTCCTGATGTGTATTTTGATTCAACATATTGCAAAGGTGACAGACATCTTGTCGGTGTTGTCGGGGCACAAAATGAAAGCAGTCTTTTCTCCAGTTCACTCTCTGAGTTGGTTAATCATAAGC TTAGACTGTCATCCAATAAATTTGGGTCCCGCCAATCTTCTACTGTTGCTCCCCACATTGATGAGGTCGAGCCTTTTAAATCCCTAGAAGAAAGCGAAGGACAGACAATCAATAATCTTCTTCCCGATGAAGAAGAGCTGTTTTCTGGGATGGTTGATGAGATGGGTCATCTGGGTAATGCTAATGCCAGTGATGATTTGGAAGACTTTGATGTGTTTACTTACAGTGGTGGAATAGAATTAGAAGCGGAAGAGAATTTACAGGCCGGCCGGAGAAATGTGGGCTATCCTTGGGGGATTCACCAGAACCAGCAGCGACCCGTTCATGCAATGGATCATACCCAGAGGATCCATTCTACCGCGAGACTATCCAATGGGGCTATGATGGGTGATGCATCAGCTCATGAGAATTCTCGCATTTTCAATGGGTATCCATCTCCGGTTAGGATGCCATCTGTGGGCAATGAATTCGGTCTTAATGAGGCCAAAAAATCTTTTTCCCAAGCGCAGCTTGATAACAGAGGCATCCCAAATTTTCACCCCCATTCTCCTCAAATGCCGATGCATAATGTTCTTAATATGATGTCCCAGAACTCATTGGATAACGTGAATGGTTTTGCTGACGACTTCCGCTCCAGGGTATCTGAAAAAGTCAACTTGGAAAATCATCATTTGGGTTTAAATGGGCATGCTAGGGAACTCGGCGAAAGCG TTTTTGGCTTTTCTCCTAGTGGAGTTCATGCACATCAGTCAATGGCAAACAAGCCTAACTCGTATCAGCAACATCATCTGAGATCCCTGCTTATGCCGAATTCCCCATCTTTTTTGAATAATAACCATACACATCACCTTGGAAGGCTCCCTGGATCTCCTGGCGCTCCACACCTTATGATGAATATGGTTTCACCAGTGCACCACCTTCAGGTGGGCTCAGCTCCTGTTGCACCAGTTATGAAGGCTTCCCTCTGGGACAGACAGCAAATTTATGCAGGAGAGTCTCATGAAACTTCTGGTTATCAGATGGGTGCCATAAGGAGTGTCGGTATTCCCGGATTTTCTGCATCGCCTGCTCGGGAAATATCTTCTCCTATTAGCTTTTCTCATGTTCATAGCACTGAGATGTCTAAAAATGCTGGGATACAATCTCCTCAGCAGATGTCTCACATGTTTCATGAGAGAAATACGATGAATTCGCTACCAACATCTTTTGGTTCTCCCAGTGAACGTGTTAGAAGAAGCAGAAATGAAACTAACTTGAGTCATGCTGACAGGAAGCATTATGAGCTTAACATTGATCGTATTATGCGGGGTGATGACAATCGAACAACACTGATGATTAAGAATATCCCTAACAA GTATACTTCCAAAATGCTTCTGGCAACAATTGACGAGCAGCATAGAGgaaaatatgattttatttatttgccAATTGATTTCAAG AATAAATGCAATATGGGCTACGCATTCATCAACATGATTGACCCTGTCCAGATTGTTGGATTCCATCAG ACATTTGAAGGTAGAAAGTGGGAGAAGTTTAACAGTGAAAAAGTTGCATCTCTTGCTTATGCTCGAATTCAAGGAAAAGGTGCCCTTATTGCGCATTTCCAGAACTCGAGCTTGATGAATGAGGATAAACGTTGCCGCCCCATTCTGTTTCACACAGAAGGTCCAAATGCTGGTGATCAG GAACCATTTCCGATGGGAACCAGCTTCCGGGCAAAGCCGGGTAGGCAACAGCTGGCTAGCAGTGAAGAGGAAGAATAA